In Oryza sativa Japonica Group chromosome 1, ASM3414082v1, the genomic stretch CGTcgatcctcttttttttttggaacggttCGGCGATCCTCATTCCGCGCTCGTCTGATCTCAATGCAATATGTGTGAGAGTGTCATATGGCAATCAcaggaaactattttaaacactcgggtggatgtccacccgttttttttgcatgtcatctaaatggttacgaaaaattttcaaaaaattgacataataggttaatatgtaatatatcactttacaaacatgcaagttcaaattcgacttctacaagttgtaacaaaaataacaaatcaaactctaattagtatacgtatattcacagtcaaatttgttatagttcaaattcgacttctacaagttataacaaaaataacaaatttgactgtgaatatacgtatactacttagagtttgatttgttatttttgttacaactcgtagaagtcgaatttgaacttgcatgtttgtgaagtgatatattacatattaacctatcttgtgaatttttttagaattttttcataatcatttaggtggcatgcaagaaacgggtggacgtctATCCGAGATATTAGAATCCATCATCGGCAATCACAAGCTTGATGCTCAAGTATATATGGATTTTGAATTGTTCTTCAGAGAGATGTTTGTAGTTAGCTAAGCTACATCGTCATATTAGATTAGATCAGATCATCCGAGCAATGCTCGCAGAAGAAAACTTGCTACGGTTGTGACATGAACATCAGGAACAATATATTACTACACTTTCATATGACAAAACTACTCAAGAAAATGCTCAGGGGGTACAAAAACTGTCTCAACGATGCATCAAAGTATCAAACATGCAAAAGACTGAAGGAATCTGCCGTCGCAAGGATCTGTTTATGAAGTGCCTTCTAAGCTGAATCCGGAGCCCGAGCATTCAAGGTGTGCATTCCATTCCTCACACATCACACTGCGAAATTTTTTTGACGGGTATCACACTGCAAAATTCAGTAGTAAGGGTTGCATTTAAATGTTAGGCAAAGGTGTCATATGAATTTtgcaaaataaacaaaataaacagtTTTTTTTCAGAGAAGAGGCATTGTCAGATAGAACGGTCTAAATCCTGTACAAATTGAGAAAAACTCTTGCGTCCCAAACAAGTTCGTCAAAACCTCGGAAactgttttaaaaaatagtcaaaCAGTCATAAAAATGCATGCTATCTAAATAgacataaaaaatatgaaaaaaattgtgaagatagattaatatgtgatgtatcactacacaaacatgcaagttaaaatatAACTTCTATGATCCAtagcaaaaataacaaatatatgattgtgAGTATGTGTATACTATTCAcagtttaatttattatttttgttatggATTGTAGAAGtcatgttttaatttgcatatttgtgtagtgatatatcacatattaatctatcttcacAAATTGTTATGGATTGTAGAAGCCAATGAGGGGATGTCCCCTCGAGAGCTTATAATCCACGCTCTCAAAACCTCCTTCGGCCCAAAGGATTAGACTGTGTTTGTAGCCGTAATTACTATTTGGTTGATCTTACCGTTTGGTCGTTTATTCCGATCGCTAACCCACCAACAGTACGTGAGTTACACACATCTGGACTTCTGAAGTACTACTAAAATGGAAGTACAAAATCAGTTCATCTGATCCCCAGCGTCCCCTTCTCCAGATCAAACAGCAGCAGATTGTTCTCCATCTGGAAACCTCCGATGACAATCGCCGGCgagtcggccgccgccggcgaggtccccATCATCTCGAGGAACGCGAAGCACACCGTCTGTTCGTCCACCTGCACCAGCGAGCTGCCGCCGGGGAGCGTCCAGTTCCGGCCGCCGCCCAGCACCAGGTCGATGTTCGCCACGGCGAAGCCGAGCCGCGTCGTGCCGAGCGCGGACGCCCGGTAGCACGTCTCGAAcggcctcaccgccgccgcgcgtgggATACCCGACGTGGCCGCGTCGAACGCCCCGAGCAGCGCGCGGTAGACGTCGGGCCGGAGCGTGGTGTACGGCGCGACGGTGCTCAGCGTGACGCCGCCCGTGCCACGGCGGACGTCGAGGTCGAGCGCGCGGGGCGGGATGGGCACCGCCTCGAGGTTGACGGCGATGCCGGTGACGCGGAGGTAGTAGGCGCCATTCTTGGGGTTCTTGAGGAGGGGCACGGGGTTGCGGCGGAGACCTTCGGCGATCTCCATGGGCGGCGCCGCTAGGAGCTGGAACGGCCCGCCGCCGAAGatggccgcgccgtcgccgccgccgccgctggccggaAGGCACAGCGCGAACTGCCTCTCCACCTTCAGCGACGACGCCACCTGGGACGGCAGCGACAGCGGCAGCCTCGACATCCCCGCGACGCCGGCGACACCCGACGGGAGCGACGCCAGGAGCCCGCTGGGCGCGCACGACGCGAACGCCGAGAACGACACCGGGAACAGCGGGTTCTTGCCGTCCGTGGCGTTCGCGGcgagcggcacggcggcgacgtccCCGCGTCCGCACTGCCCACTCACCGGGTTGTACGGGTACGCGGCGCAGGCGCACCCCCTGTCGCCGGagcccggccggccgccgtcggAGTACGGGCAGCTGGCCGGAGACCGGTACCAGTTCGCCACCTTGCACACGCTGGAGCTGCATGGGACCGTGCGGTGCGCGGGCGGGCACGTCGACCAGAGCAGCgggccggcgaggtcgacgacgagcggcggcatCCTTGCCGAGGCGCGCCACGATGGGCTTGGAcggcgtcgggcggcggcgatcggTGGCCGCCATTGCGGTCGGAGGTGGCAGTGACGCGAGCAGAAGCGAGAGTCCGAGCCATGGGAGCACACGTGCGCTGCTGCAGCGTAACGACGTCATTCTCGCTGAATCGGTGGTGGCCTCAATGGCTTTGATCAACGTCGCAATGTCCTTTGCTCATAATATAGATGTGCGTACTGCGACCGGGATGGAAGAGGAAGTGTGTGTTTTTATTATCTATGTCCTAAAATACTTGTTGTTCTAGATTGTTtagtatatataaagtttaagAAATAAAACTATAATAGTCCTTAATAAATAATGTACGGTTAGATGTGAGATGGTGGATAGAGTAGAATTGAAAGTGATTGATTATTTTGAAACATATTTTAAATGTTAGAAAAGGGTTGGAGCAAGAATTATTTTTGGTCAATTACCTCGTGCTGGATTAGCGTGCTCAGGTCAGCTCAGGCTCTTCTGACGATGGAGTAGTAGTGGCATTGATCAGACCATGTGGTTTTTTTGGATGGATCCTCGTTTCGAAGCTTTGCGTAGCAACGCCAGTACGTGGTTCCTTTATCCAAAGTGAAGTAGTCGAAgctctggaaaaaaaaatcgatgtaCTAGTACTCCATCAACAGCCTCGTGAGTCGTGACAAGCAGCAGTGAGTCGGCGACGTGAAGGTGTGATCCCCAAATAAAAATGGGCAAAACCGTGTGTGGCGCGTGAGCACGTTTTACAGACGAGGCCCGGCCCAATAGGCCGATAAAAGCCTTTGATACTTGGGGCCATTTTAAACCGTTGAATTGGATTGCTTGCCGCCTACCTTCAAACCAGAGAAGCCGAGCATTTAACTATGGAAGACCATGGATTTCAGCGAAACAAAATGCATGCAGTTTTCACATTAACACAAAGGAAATGGATTTAGGCAAATTACGCTACGACACACTAAATTTAACTGCAAGACTCAAGTGGGTGTGGAAACGCTAAACTTTTTAAACCATATCGAAAGTGCTAATCCCTCGTGCTATCATATCAAAATCCTCTGCAGTTGAAGTCACGTGACTTTATCACTGATATATGAGTCCGATGATCCCTAGACCTACATGTCTGTGACAAAGGCACCGTGTATTTGACTGCATAGGATCTCAATCCCGCGCTACCGTGCCTACGGAGTCCCCCAGCTGAAGTTGAAGTTGCTGCACGTAGTCCGGATCCAGTAAAGCAGGCCAGTCGATCCCAGCCTCCCCTTCTCCAGATCGAACACCAGCAGGTTGTCTTCAAGCTGAAACCCTCCGATGATCACCGCCGGCGACTCGTCCATCGCCGGCGTCGGCCCCATCTCGACGATCGCGAAGCACAGCGTCTCCTCGTTCACCTGCACGATCATGTTGGAGCCGAAGAACGTCCAGTTACCACCGCTCCGGAGCATCAGGTCGACGGTGGCGAGCGGAGGCCCCACGCGCGTCCACCACATCGCCGACCTCTGGTAGCACCGCTCGAAcggccacgacggcggcgcgcgcgcgatgAGGCGTAGCTCCGCGTCGATCGCCTCGATCACGGCGCGGTAGATGTCCGGCCGGAGCGCGGTGTACGGCGCCACCGTGCTCAGCATCACGCCGCCGTGGCCGGTGCCGGCGTCGAGGGCGAGGGAGTCCGGGGGCACGTCCGCTCCGCGGTGGTTCACGGCGATGCCGACGACGTCGAGGTAGAAGCCGCCGTTCTTGGGGTTCCTGAGGTAGCTGATGTAGCTGAGCCCGTTCGAGACCATGCCGAACTCTTCCGGCACCACCAGGAGGTGGAACGGCCCGCCGCCGAAGATGGCcgcgccggtgccgccgccgccggggaggcaCAGCGCGAACTTCCTCTCCACCTTGAGCGACGCCGCCACCTGCGACGGCAGCGACAGGGGAGCACCGGACAGCCCAGCGACGCCGACGGCGCCCGACGGGAGCGACCCCAGGAGCGCGCCCGGcgcgcaagccgcgtgcaccgGGAACGCCACGGGGTACAGCGGGTTCACGCCGTCGGTGACGTTCGCCAGCATCGGCGTCGTCGTGACGTCCCCACGCGCGCACTGGCCGTTGAGCGGGTTGTACGGGTAGGCGGAGCACGCGCACaggcccctgccgccgccgccatcgctgccGCGGCCGTCGGTGCTCGAGCTGCAGTTCCACGGGTTGTCCtggacggccgcggcggcgcacacGTCGGAGCGGCACGGGACGGTGCTGTGCGCGGCGAGGCACGTCGACCAGAGGAGCGGGCCGCCGAGGTCGAGGACGAGGCGCGAGCCGGTCCTGATGGACATGGTGTAGAGCGAGGTGGAGGTGTCCTTGGTGATCCGGACAAGTATTGGCCTTGGTGCTTGGAACGCATCACTGGCTAGCGTCCGTGGCAACAACGCCAATAGGATCAGCGAGAGGAAGAGCGAGAAGTAGCAGCGTAACGTCGACATGACACTGTACTTTTGCTTGGTTTTTACTCTGATTAATTACACCTTGATTTCGAGAGTGAGTTCGatcactatatatatagagcGAGTTTGGTCAATTACCGTGTGCAAGTTTTCGATGGATTGCACCTACGTAAGTCGGTAAATCCGTAAATGTACTGTAGTTGACTCTGATTAATTTGAAGAAGCACGCAGCCATATATGGTAATTGCATTGCTCGCACAGTCATAGACGTGGTAAAGTCAACCTGAAGTGGcatgctgcagcctgcagggtACTTGTCGAGGAAAACCCTCAATAGCGGGgagtcgtgagacccccctttcgtgagttcggccgggggcggagGCTCTCCTCTCGTTAGTCGTTTGCTCGTCCCTACGACTATCAGGAGTGAATGCACGCAGTCGgattatataggttcgggccgctatcgagcgtaacaccctactcctgtgtttgggattatgaATGATTTTTACAAGGGTTCCTCCCCCTCAGAGAGCGCACCTGCGTCTTTCCTTCTCAAGTTCAGGTTTTCTGGGAGTCGTCCCCCATCTCCGTGGGtagggtcctccttttatagcttaaGGGGATGCCACATGCGCCGCCTCTACTTACCCTCCATGGGGGGAACCCCACTCCATCTTTTTGGGTTTTCAAACTGTGCCTTCTCTCGGAAGCTAAGCAATAACTGATTCTTGCGCGGAACCCGGCGCCGTCctccgcctgacacgggggtcagccctgtcattcccttaTAAATGAACGATGACATGCAACAGCCCCTCATCGAGTTGCGCTCGGATGTGACGGGTCATACCCACCCCCACTCCGTCGGGGACAAGGGCGACGTGAGGACATGGTCGCCCTATCCAACGGATGTGACGGAGAcgggccggtcacagaccggtcacatcCGATGAACAGGGGTTCGCTAGGCACGCCGCACGTCTCTGCCCTTACCGTATTAACTGCGgtgagggacagttggggcgTCGCACATTTATGGCTGTTCAGCCTGCGCTCCCTTCttgctctttctctctctgccGCGTGGCagctgggcgagggcctcggggcgaagcCGCGGGAGAGCCCGAGGGGGTGACGTCATGCCCCGAGGCCCCTCCTCGGCGCTTCTACGACTCGCGTGGCGCGCGAGTGGGGCCAACCTGTGGAGTCACGTGGCCAGAGAGGAAAATAATTCCCCTCTACTccacatacccccgggcccatatctccgatagtactccctcagtcccacAGTATAAAGGGATTTGAGtttctgtagcgcccgttccgtcgtggcgcctagcgggaaaatgtaattcctaaaaaccctaatttcGAAATCTGTTTCCTTGCTtattgtctagtgtccgtgccaatTCCGGATCTCAAATCTCCGATCGATCGccaagttcaatcccgaatccaaatccttcccaaatcaaatccctccgcaaaagtctatttcgcctccctcaggttcgatgggccgaatccctctcggcccatctccccctccctccccatctctctctctctccctctcccccactctgcccgtgcgctgcgcacgcgtgcgcgtgagccgcgccgagccgagcgccctccgccctcgctgccgtttcccgccgacgccgcctaaATCGctacgccgcccgttgcttcccgcgcgcacGCGTGCcatggtggccgaccggccagtcgccgccgccgtcagcgcctgccgcccgtgtcgtcgctccgctccaaaccgcccggccgtcatcgccgtcgtcatcgccttgGCCCCGCCCCTCCTCGCGCGTgcttccaagggacggaggcagagctcccccCACCTCTGCCGcatcgccctctctccctcctccttttccccaaagtggcaagggggcaagccccctttctctccctctttttccctttttcctcccgccggcgtcatcctccccccCTGTCGCCGTTggggccgcgaccgccgagcgctggctcgctcccttgaccgcccaaggtcggtttccaaaccaacattgccgccctataaacccaggcaccctcccttcctttttcccctcccAATCTCCCCCGTTTTTCACCCACGCCATTGTCGTCcctctcgccgaccgccgccgtcgcgtgtgccggaggagccggtgcgcgctaggacgcggaaggggactccgggtgctcgtcttcttcctcttccccggcccgaggcccgGAGAGAtaactcccgtgccgtcggcctcaTGTCACTGCGCCCCATCacccccgcacggtagtgcctctctccgttctccctcctcgttccatctcctccccttagactcgggtagtagcacgagtagcctccccgtagctagctggcgccgccccgaccgttgccgccggtcgctgtgtgctcgccgccgtcgccgcccgtgctccgtagcacccgctcgtcgccggcctcgctcgacgtagctccgcccaatcctaCGCTAGCAACGGACTCCCGgagtcgcgtagatgctctagctCGCCCGAATCGGTCTCCCGTCGCGCCATCGctgtttcccccttctcccgccgccggttgccgccaccgcaatccgccgccgtcgagcatcccccagcgaatccgagccgttggctcgtctcccctcgtcccgaGCAActtcccggtgtgctcgctttcgcctgtatcgccgtggttcgctccgccgcccgccaccgtcgtccgccgtccgttccggccgacgtcgtcgtctacctcccgccggcccgcgtggcagccacgtaagcgccacgtcggcgccacctcggccgcgaccgggtcaagcTGACCCCGGTCCGCCGCTTTCCCTCCGCCCCACTCGCGCgtgcggtccaccgcgagccgtgaggctgcgcgtggccccgccgcaccgcgtcctccgcgaaccgcgcgcatgcgcTGCGCCTcacctccccaaaccctagcacgccccgcgtgcacctcgctcacggtgaaccgagtcgccgacaagcgggtcccacccgggaccacgcgggatggacccggcccaccggctctctctctcctccctgccCGCGCGCATGTtttgggccgccttctcgggccggccggcccgttaagttTGGACGAGCCGcccttttctctcgggccgcgccccagccgcccgaggaaagtctaatttgcctccctccttcttttcttttcttttctttttcaaaaagcatttaaataaattctttttttttaccaaaaatccaataatcttagaaattcaatatcttcccaaccgtaagtccgtttgactccgttcaacttccaaaattcctcaaatctcgagatctatctaatggcatgcttagaggtcaataatagggctttattttcgccgtttgctgagttgtcccgtttcgcgtgtagttccggagcccgaagacccgcagtgcgaggatttcgaggatcaagctcaagatctcgagcaaggcaagccacccttgaacatcttgagcctatatttgaacttaattatgttgcttgaaaaatattatgcattgataggattgcacttaatctgtttgcccAGTCTGCAAGGCAGACCGATGGGCCTACCTAGCTCATTGCGtctgatccttcctttgttaattgttataccatgttcccttgtaaccacctagttgcgcctcggtaatcgtgcactctgcacgagtatcgacggtcgccttcaaccttaaaatctgagaaacatcttgggtaaaacttgggttttacaaaagacttggaaaacccgacacctgggtcggtgcttgcgaactaaatgaatttccaaaatcgcggaccggggaacgtaccgggtgtatggtttcccgctcttgcacttaaggaccgtttccttggaatttcatccgaacataagacaagtgcgaccacatgggtggaatgggacacccctggctgagtaactagctaaacgggggagccatgatgccaagagacatgtggattcaacggggtggtgtcggggagaacccccgggtttcctggcacagtatggtctgggacctaatctggtgttggtttgggacccctctcgttggcatatggtgaacctgtgtcggctttcgaaatgtcttgtcatgaaagccttaaggtctctagtcgtggctgttctgcacgggctggatgatccgggttagtaatgttgtgtgggtaaagtgtaccccctctgcagagattattaaactgttcgaacagccgtgcccacggtcatgggcggatgtgaggtgattcctagcgtagttttgtttgactactgctttgtgaaatttgctgatgtggtttgggattgatgtttggaaaatctgcggctgatgggatcagccaggcccgggtggccgtttgaaagctgttggccaggtgccaatcttgatcaattcaaaagactgatacattgcacatactccgaccggacgagacgcactgtctcatccgtgtcgtttgagaagcactcacttagttgtttcagaaaagagtttaaataaaatcaattgcaaaaacaacagcctttccttgaagcctgcattaaacacttattttccatggcttgctgagtactcctgtactcacccttgctctatataaataatccccccccagttgctgaagaagatgaagtggatcccgctgacgaggagttcttccaggagcaagtcggctacgatgagttttagggtttcggcctagttcccaagtcgcgcatGTGATGTGTgatccaagtcttggcttccgcttcccttttgtaatgcagttgtgagctcgggatctgtccgcagcccaacatgactgtactcctactctataataaggagacctctgttgctgtgatattctgtcttcctgtgataccagcactgtttcctgggactgatatcgattaacaggttaatttggagcgtcacgggctagtcccgctcggggctagttcggggcgtgacagtttttacttgcaatgtttgactactcgtcttattcaaaatttttt encodes the following:
- the LOC136354889 gene encoding chitinase CLP-like, which produces MPPLVVDLAGPLLWSTCPPAHRTVPCSSSVCKVANWYRSPASCPYSDGGRPGSGDRGCACAAYPYNPVSGQCGRGDVAAVPLAANATDGKNPLFPVSFSAFASCAPSGLLASLPSGVAGVAGMSRLPLSLPSQVASSLKVERQFALCLPASGGGGDGAAIFGGGPFQLLAAPPMEIAEGLRRNPVPLLKNPKNGAYYLRVTGIAVNLEAVPIPPRALDLDVRRGTGGVTLSTVAPYTTLRPDVYRALLGAFDAATSGIPRAAAVRPFETCYRASALGTTRLGFAVANIDLVLGGGRNWTLPGGSSLVQVDEQTVCFAFLEMMGTSPAAADSPAIVIGGFQMENNLLLFDLEKGTLGIR
- the LOC4326528 gene encoding chitinase CLP, yielding MSTLRCYFSLFLSLILLALLPRTLASDAFQAPRPILVRITKDTSTSLYTMSIRTGSRLVLDLGGPLLWSTCLAAHSTVPCRSDVCAAAAVQDNPWNCSSSTDGRGSDGGGGRGLCACSAYPYNPLNGQCARGDVTTTPMLANVTDGVNPLYPVAFPVHAACAPGALLGSLPSGAVGVAGLSGAPLSLPSQVAASLKVERKFALCLPGGGGTGAAIFGGGPFHLLVVPEEFGMVSNGLSYISYLRNPKNGGFYLDVVGIAVNHRGADVPPDSLALDAGTGHGGVMLSTVAPYTALRPDIYRAVIEAIDAELRLIARAPPSWPFERCYQRSAMWWTRVGPPLATVDLMLRSGGNWTFFGSNMIVQVNEETLCFAIVEMGPTPAMDESPAVIIGGFQLEDNLLVFDLEKGRLGSTGLLYWIRTTCSNFNFSWGTP